One stretch of Chloroflexota bacterium DNA includes these proteins:
- a CDS encoding glycerate kinase has product MKIVIAPQAFKGTLSAGQAADAMAEAARAAYPTAGIVRCPMADGGDGTLDALVEATGGAYHAVDTTGPLGEPVTARWGALGGGDTAVVETAQACGLALLPPNVRDPLHATTYGVGSVIRAALDVGYRRIILGIGGSATNDGGAGLATSMGVRLLRAGGEPIAPGGAGLLDLAAIDASGLDARLRDTELIVATDVTNVLCGPAGAAATFGPQKGASPEDLATLDRALGRVADIARRDLGVDVSGIAGGGAAGGMGAGLVAFLGARLAWGADIVAEAVGLDARLEGAALVVTGEGRLDWQTAYHKAPAVVANRAVARGIPVLGVGGSLGPGWRKLYAEGFTALTGMATGAVSLEDAIAHPSERLARATLRGLRAMRRRSRLRSS; this is encoded by the coding sequence ATGAAGATCGTCATCGCCCCGCAGGCGTTCAAGGGCACCCTGTCCGCCGGGCAAGCCGCCGACGCCATGGCCGAGGCCGCCCGCGCCGCGTACCCCACCGCCGGCATCGTACGCTGCCCCATGGCCGACGGCGGCGACGGCACCCTCGACGCCCTCGTGGAGGCCACCGGCGGCGCGTACCACGCCGTGGACACCACCGGGCCCCTCGGCGAGCCGGTCACCGCCCGCTGGGGCGCCCTCGGCGGCGGCGACACCGCCGTCGTCGAGACCGCGCAGGCGTGCGGCCTCGCCCTGCTTCCCCCCAACGTCCGAGATCCGCTCCACGCGACCACCTACGGCGTCGGCTCCGTAATCCGCGCCGCGCTGGACGTCGGCTACCGGCGCATCATCCTCGGCATCGGCGGCAGCGCCACCAACGACGGCGGCGCCGGCCTCGCAACGTCGATGGGCGTCCGCCTCCTGCGCGCGGGCGGCGAGCCCATCGCCCCCGGCGGCGCAGGCTTGCTTGACCTCGCCGCCATCGACGCCTCTGGGCTGGACGCGCGGCTCCGGGACACGGAGCTGATCGTCGCCACGGACGTGACCAACGTCCTGTGCGGCCCCGCAGGCGCGGCGGCCACCTTCGGCCCGCAGAAGGGCGCTTCTCCCGAGGACCTCGCGACGCTGGACCGCGCGCTGGGGCGCGTGGCGGACATCGCGCGACGGGACCTTGGCGTGGACGTGTCCGGCATTGCGGGCGGCGGCGCGGCCGGCGGCATGGGCGCGGGGTTGGTGGCCTTCCTCGGCGCGCGCCTCGCCTGGGGCGCCGACATCGTCGCCGAGGCCGTCGGCCTCGACGCGCGGCTGGAAGGGGCGGCGCTCGTGGTCACCGGCGAGGGCCGTCTCGACTGGCAGACCGCCTACCACAAGGCCCCCGCTGTCGTCGCGAACCGCGCGGTGGCACGCGGCATTCCCGTGCTCGGCGTCGGCGGAAGCCTCGGCCCCGGCTGGCGCAAGCTCTACGCCGAGGGGTTCACGGCGCTGACGGGCATGGCGACGGGCGCAGTCTCCCTTGAAGACGCGATAGCGCACCCAAGCGAGCGCCTGGCGCGGGCGACGTTGCGAGGGCTGCGTGCGATGCGGCGTCGCAGCCGCCTCCGTTCGTCCTGA
- a CDS encoding guanylate kinase has product MTSPNDATLPVALAPHPLMMVVSGPSGVGKDAVLLRLRERKYPVHFVVTATTRPRRPTETDGVDYIFLDRDAFEQKLAEGGFLESAEVYGHRYGVPRDQVSDALASGMDVIIKIDVQGAQTIKRLDPDGVFVFLAPPSLEELERRLRARESELTVDLERRLETARHEMERVPMFDYVVVNENGRIDDTAEALESIMRAERWRYPRRSTAL; this is encoded by the coding sequence GTGACCTCGCCCAATGACGCAACGCTCCCCGTGGCGCTCGCGCCTCATCCCCTGATGATGGTCGTGTCCGGCCCCTCTGGCGTCGGCAAGGACGCCGTCCTCCTGCGCCTCCGCGAGCGGAAGTACCCGGTGCATTTTGTCGTGACGGCAACCACGCGTCCCCGGCGGCCCACGGAGACCGACGGCGTCGACTATATCTTCCTCGACCGCGATGCCTTCGAGCAGAAGCTTGCCGAGGGCGGCTTTCTGGAAAGCGCCGAGGTCTATGGCCATCGCTACGGCGTCCCCAGGGACCAGGTGAGCGATGCGTTGGCCAGCGGGATGGACGTCATCATCAAGATCGACGTCCAGGGCGCGCAGACCATCAAGCGGCTGGACCCTGATGGCGTGTTCGTCTTCCTCGCGCCGCCGTCCCTGGAGGAGCTGGAGCGCCGCCTGCGCGCCCGCGAGAGCGAGCTGACCGTCGACCTGGAACGCAGGCTGGAGACCGCCCGGCACGAGATGGAGCGCGTGCCCATGTTCGACTACGTCGTCGTGAACGAGAACGGCCGCATCGACGACACGGCGGAGGCCCTTGAGTCCATCATGCGCGCCGAGCGTTGGCGCTACCCCCGCCGCTCTACTGCGCTCTAG
- a CDS encoding prephenate dehydrogenase/arogenate dehydrogenase family protein encodes MDKIAIIGLGLIGTSMGLAIRQTQNKDFEVVGIDLEPSYTSTARKMGAIDREARTIPDAVRDASIVIVAIPVLAMRDLFEFIAEFLSPGAIVTDTGSTKADVVSWAEELLPDGVSFVGGHPMAGKETSGPKEAEAALINGAVYAICPARSATAESVQVIVSLVQAIGAKPYFVDPAEHDSYVAAVSHLPFMLSVSLVNTATRSAGWREMGKLASSGFRDISRLASGDPVMHRDIAVTNRDAIVYWIDELIKDLHRLRGMVKDDQAALERALVEAWEARARWMLGREGEEDSPTEGLKASDQFMGMLLGDTVARRFRDMGQEKEDPTIYRRD; translated from the coding sequence ATGGACAAGATCGCCATCATCGGACTGGGGCTCATCGGCACGTCCATGGGCCTCGCCATCCGGCAGACGCAGAACAAGGACTTCGAGGTCGTCGGCATCGACCTGGAGCCGTCCTACACCTCGACGGCCCGGAAAATGGGCGCCATCGACCGGGAGGCGCGCACGATCCCCGATGCCGTGCGCGACGCGAGCATCGTCATCGTCGCTATCCCCGTCCTCGCCATGCGCGACCTCTTCGAGTTCATCGCCGAGTTCCTCTCCCCGGGCGCAATCGTCACAGACACCGGCAGCACCAAGGCTGACGTGGTCTCATGGGCGGAGGAGTTGCTTCCGGACGGCGTGAGCTTCGTCGGCGGCCACCCGATGGCGGGCAAGGAGACCTCCGGCCCCAAGGAGGCCGAGGCCGCCTTGATCAACGGCGCCGTCTACGCCATCTGCCCGGCCCGCAGCGCCACTGCGGAGTCGGTGCAGGTCATCGTCTCGCTGGTGCAGGCCATCGGCGCCAAGCCCTACTTCGTCGACCCCGCGGAGCACGACAGCTACGTCGCCGCCGTGAGCCACCTGCCCTTCATGCTCTCCGTCTCGCTGGTCAACACGGCGACTAGGAGCGCCGGCTGGCGCGAGATGGGCAAGCTGGCGTCGAGCGGTTTCCGCGACATCTCCCGCTTGGCGTCCGGCGACCCCGTCATGCACCGCGATATCGCCGTGACCAACCGCGACGCCATCGTGTACTGGATCGACGAGCTCATCAAGGACCTGCACCGGCTGCGCGGCATGGTCAAGGACGATCAGGCCGCGCTGGAGCGGGCGCTCGTCGAGGCGTGGGAGGCCCGCGCTCGGTGGATGCTCGGCCGCGAGGGCGAAGAGGACTCCCCCACCGAGGGCCTCAAGGCCTCCGACCAGTTCATGGGCATGCTGCTGGGAGACACGGTGGCCAGGCGGTTCCGTGACATGGGCCAGGAAAAAGAGGACCCGACGATCTACAGGCGGGACTAG
- a CDS encoding site-2 protease family protein — protein MIFRNIGILGEDPAAFFIFTAMLLLAVVASVTFHEFSHALTASSLGDDTARRLGRLSLNPKAHLDPAGSIMFLLAGCGWGKPVPVNGHAFGANALKAMMLVAFAGPLSNFVLAFLIGLLFKLGIVEWPYNVVFTPLESGAPVSMVIGQFFAMWLFLNLILGVFNLIPLAPLDGSKVAAGLLPRALAIPLLRLEPYGPGILLVVIMLDIMFGVGILAWIIGPPIRFLQGIVL, from the coding sequence TGATCTTCCGTAACATCGGCATCCTGGGCGAGGACCCGGCGGCCTTCTTCATCTTCACCGCCATGCTCCTCCTGGCGGTGGTCGCCAGCGTCACCTTCCACGAGTTCAGCCACGCCCTGACCGCCAGCTCCCTCGGCGACGACACCGCGCGGCGGCTCGGGCGGTTGTCACTGAACCCAAAGGCGCACCTGGACCCCGCGGGCAGCATCATGTTCTTGCTGGCCGGTTGCGGCTGGGGCAAGCCGGTGCCGGTGAACGGCCACGCCTTCGGAGCGAACGCGCTCAAAGCCATGATGCTGGTCGCCTTCGCCGGCCCCCTGTCCAACTTCGTGCTGGCCTTCCTGATTGGGCTGCTGTTCAAGCTGGGCATCGTGGAGTGGCCGTACAACGTCGTCTTCACGCCGCTGGAGTCGGGGGCGCCGGTGTCGATGGTCATCGGGCAGTTCTTCGCCATGTGGCTCTTCCTGAACCTCATCCTCGGCGTGTTCAACCTGATTCCGCTGGCCCCGCTGGACGGCTCCAAGGTTGCGGCGGGCCTGCTCCCCCGCGCCCTCGCGATACCTCTCCTCCGGCTGGAACCCTACGGCCCGGGCATTCTACTCGTCGTCATCATGCTGGACATCATGTTTGGCGTGGGCATCCTCGCATGGATCATCGGCCCGCCCATCCGCTTCCTTCAGGGCATCGTCCTGTAG